From Gallus gallus isolate bGalGal1 chromosome 14, bGalGal1.mat.broiler.GRCg7b, whole genome shotgun sequence, one genomic window encodes:
- the TNRC6A gene encoding trinucleotide repeat-containing gene 6A protein isoform X1, with translation MRREFSRLGLRELEAKATKEVERKLSRAFLPHLCGTERRDLVQEEEEQLMEERKKRKEDKKKKEAAQKKAIEQKIKVPEQTKTSVSQPQPVTSNGTSTATSTNNNAKRATANNQQQQTLPRYPPREVPPRFRHQEQKQLLKRGQQLPVIAANLGSTPKVLNGQSGGSTVTTKQPVTNGEVPNSSKKQPGMPPIRDLVSHSPNQSDLNHSGLGSHYENSHWGPVSSNSDSSTNWDKVIVDGSDKEAWPSITGSDPELTSECMDTDSASSSGSERNLIIMASGSTGGENDGIRNGIGHGSQNKFVVGSNSNNVGNGSINGPWGLSHGTIISTCQVSVDAPDSKSESSNNRMNAWGTINSSSNGGLNPSTLNSNGNHGAWPVLENNGHALKGSVGSGNSGTNIQCSTVGQISNSQSINSKVGGSAHGSWGSLQENCDSEVNGTRKVSFSGQPQNLNTEMNGPNNTTNFMTSSLPNSAGSAQINELPNNTGHGAWRVSTMNHSQIQASPVTNGTSISHLSNGEAKNGGSYGTTWGAYGSNYSGDKCSGPNSQANGDTVNATLMQSGISGPGSTNFQINGNKGGGVWEAGTVNSQNMPWGSGNGASAGGSRRGWGNPAQNTGTNISNGEWSKLPSNQHSNESVNGNTRKFTNGWKSTEEDDLNSQSSAVSQITEQNSAWAKTGTGDGEGSTESTGCHEDRVATEGQNRERRKVDQHALLQSIVNRTDLDPRVLSNSGWGQTPIKQNTAWDTETSPRGERKTDNGTEAWGGSVTQTSSSGGCVDRPSPNNNDTSSVSGWGDPKSATRWGDSKGSNSQGGWEEDSAATVMVKSNQSWGSGKEEKSSWNDTQKMKQGWVEGQKASQGWAVSASDSWGENSRSNHWGETKKSSSGGSDSDRSVSGWNEPGKSNSVTWGGSNNTNPNNSSGWDEPAKSNQSQGWGDPPKSNQPQGWGDSSKPINSPEWNKQDVGSWGAPSATNKPPGSGWLGGPMPAPVKEEEPTGWEEPSPESIRRKMEIDDGTSAWGDPSKYNYKNVNMWNKNVPNSSSSSDQQAQVHQQLLSSSAMSSKESSSGSGWGEPSTPATTVDNGTSAWGKPMDTGTSWGEPISDAGGTSGWGNASLGQQAPNKPGPKSMQDSWCGDDMPLTGSRQTSWEEEEDVEIGMWNSSSSQEANTSLNWPPYMKKMPTKGIMKGGNKQDEAWINPFIKQFTNLSFSRESPEETIQSNKMDVSGGILQDKRMEIDKHGLNVGDYNRVVGKGPGSRPQISKESSMDRSPYFDKDGIVADESQNMQFMSNQNMKLPPSNSALPNQALGSLAGLGMQNLNSVRQNGNPSVFGVGNIAAQPRSMQQPPAQPLNSSQPNPRAQVPPPLLSPQVPVSLLKYAPNNGGLSPLFGPQQVAMLNQLSQLNQLSQISQLQRLLAQQQKVQNQRSMPSGGRQQQEQQGRSISMQQQMMQQSRQLDPNLLMKQQTPPSQQQSLHQPTMKSFLENVIPHATPELQKGPSPINSFSSFPIGFSPISTSEIPGMNSNLNVNMDMSSIKEPPQSRLRKWTTVDSISVNTSLEQNSSKHGAISSGFRLEESPFVPYDFMNSSTSPASPPGSIGDGWPRAKSPNGSSSVNWPPEFRPGEPWKGYPNIDPETDPYVTPGSVINNLSINTVREVDHLRDRNSGSSSSLNTTLPSTSAWSSIRASNYNVSLSSTAQSTSVARNSDSKSTWSPGSVTNTSLAHELWKVPLPPKSITAPSRPPPGLTGQKPPLSTWDNSLRLGGGWGNSDARYTPGSSWGESSSGRITNWLVLKNLTPQIDGSTLRTLCMQHGPLITFHLNLPHGNALVRYSSKEEVVKAQKSLHMCVLGNTTILAEFASEEEISRFFAQGQSLTPSPGWQSLGSSQNRLGSIDGSHSFSNRNDLNHWNGAGLSGTSSGDLHGTSLWGSPNYSTSLWGTPSSNDTRGISSPSPINAFLSVDHLGGGGESM, from the exons TGCCAGAACAAACCAAGACAAGTGTAAGCCAGCCTCAGCCTGTCACCTCTAACGGCACTTCCACAGCAACCAGCACTAATAATAATGCCAAGCGGGCCACAGCCAAcaatcagcagcagcaaaccttGCCTCGATACCCTCCTCGTGAAGTACCACCGCGATTTCGACACCAGGAACAGAAACAGCTTCTGAAACGAGGTCAGCAGTTACCAGTTATAGCTGCAAACCTGGGATCTACTCCTAAAGTATTAAACGGCCAGTCAGGAGGCAGCACTGTCACAACCAAACAGCCGGTGACCAACGGAGAAGTACCgaacagcagcaaaaaacaGCCAG gcaTGCCTCCCATTCGGGACTTGGTGAGCCACTCCCCTAACCAGTCAG ATCTGAACCACAGTGGTCTAGGATCCCATTATGAAAATTCTCACTGGGGACCAGTCTCTTCAAATAGTGACTCCAGCACAAACTGGGATAAAGTTATTGTAGACGGCTCTGACAAAGAAGCATGGCCATCAATCACTGGCAGTGACCCAGAGTTGACATCAGAATGTATGGACACTGACTCTGCCTCTAGCTCTGGGTCAGAGAGAAACCTCATTATAATGGCttcagggagcacaggtggtGAAAATGATGGCATTCGAAATGGCATCGGACATGGTTCTCAAAATAAGTTTGTGGTTGGTAGCAACAGCAATAATGTGGGCAATGGAAGTATTAATGGGCCTTGGGGTTTATCCCATGGGACCATAATAAGCACATGTCAAGTTTCTGTGGATGCTCCTGACAGCAAATCTGAAAGTAGCAACAATAGAATGAATGCTTGGGGCACCATAAACTCTTCATCAAATGGAGGGTTAAATCCAAGCACTTTGAATTCAAATGGCAACCATGGTGCCTGGCCTGTATTGGAGAACAATGGACATGCCCTGAAAGGGTCTGTAGGGAGTGGTAATTCTGGCACAAATATTCAGTGCAGTACCGTAGGTCAGATATCTAACAGTCAGAGTATTAACTCTAAAGTGGGTGGTTCAGCCCATGGTTCCTGGGGAAGCCTTCAGGAAAATTGTGATTCTGAAGTAAATGGTACAAGGAAGGTTTCATTCAGTGGGCAACCTCAAAACCTTAACACTGAAATGAATGGACCAAATAACACTACTAACTTTATGACCTCTAGTTTACCAAACTCTGCTGGTTCAGCGCAGATTAACGAACTGCCTAATAATACAGGGCATGGGGCCTGGCGTGTGAGCACAATGAATCATTCTCAGATTCAGGCCTCTCCAGTTACAAATGGCACTTCCATTTCTCACCTTAGCAATGGTGAGGCGAAAAATGGTGGATCTTATGGTACTACATGGGGTGCCTATGGTTCTAATTACTCTGGAGACAAATGTTCAGGCCCCAACAGCCAAGCTAATGGTGACACTGTGAATGCAACTCTAATGCAGTCAGGCATTAGTGGGCCTGGCAGCACTAACTTTCAAATCAACGGGAATAAAGGAGGAGGGGTGTGGGAAGCAGGGACAGTCAACTCCCAGAATATGCCATGGGGAAGTGGAAATGGTGCAAGTGCTGGCGGAAGTAGAAGAGGATGGGGCAACCCTGCACAAAACACTGGCACTAATATTTCAAATGGTGAATGGAGTAAACTGCCTAGTAATCAGCATTCCAATGAAAGTGTAAATGGAAATACCAGGAAGTTTACAAATGGATGGAAATCTACTGAAGAGGATGACCTTAACAGCCAGAGTTCTGCTGTGTCTCAAATAACTGAGCAGAATAGTGCATGGGCCAAAACAGGTACAGGGGACGGTGAAGGTAGTACAGAGAGCACTGGATGCCATGAAGATAGAGTAGCTACAGAAGGCCAGAATCgagagagaagaaaagttgACCAGCATGCATTACTCCAAAGTATAGTAAACAGAACTGACTTAGATCCACGTGTCCTTTCCAATTCTGGTTGGGGACAGACTCCAATCAAACAGAACACTGCCTGGGATACCGAAACATCACCAAGaggtgaaagaaaaactgacaaTGGGACAGAGGCCTGGGGAGGCTCTGTGACACAGACTTCTAGCTCAGGGGGATGTGTGGATAGACCTAGCCCTAATAATAATGATACCTCATCTGTATCAGGGTGGGGAGATCCAAAGTCTGCTACAAGGTGGGGAGACTCCAAAGGGTCAAATAGCCaaggggggtgggaagaggaTTCTGCTGCTACAGTAATGGTCAAGAGCAATCAATCATGGGGAAGTGGCAAAGAGGAAAAGTCATCTTGGAATGACACGCAGAAGATGAAACAGGGATGGGTAGAAGGACAAAAGGCCAGCCAGGGTTGGGCTGTTTCTGCCAGCGACAGCTGGGGTGAAAATTCAAGAAGTAACCATTGGGGTGAGACTAAGAAATCCAGTTCAGGAGGTAGCGACAGTGACAGATCAGTATCTGGTTGGAATGAGCCAGGTAAATCAAATTCTGTTACTTGGGGAGGTAGTAATAATACAAACCCAAATAATTCTTCAGGATGGGATGAGCCTGCAAAGTCTAATCAGAGCCAGGGCTGGGGAGACCCTCCTAAATCCAATCAGCCTCAAGGCTGGGGAGATTCATCAAAGCCAATCAACTCTCCAGAATGGAACAAACAAGACGTTGGATCTTGGGGAGCACCGTCTGCCACCAATAAACCACCGGGCTCAGGCTGGCTGGGGGGACCGATGCCAGCCCCAGTGAAGGAGGAGGAACCCACTGGCTGGGAGGAGCCATCCCCTGAATCAATACGGCGCAAAATGGAAATTGATGATGGAACTTCTGCTTGGGGTGATCCAAGCAAATACAACTACAAAAATGTGAACATGTGGAATAAAAATGTCCCAAACAGTAGCAGCAGTTCAGACCAGCAAGCACAGGTACATCAGCAGCTACTGTCTTCAAGTGCCATGTCTAGCAAGGAGAGCAGTTCGGGTTCTG GTTGGGGAGAGCCTTCTACTCCAGCCACTACTGTAGATAATGGAACTTCAGCGTGGGGTAAGCCCATGGATACTGGTACTAGCTGGGGAGAACCCATCAGCGATGCAGGAGGCACCTCTGGCTGGGGAAACGCTTCTCTTGGTCAACAGGCTCCAAATAAACCTG GGCCTAAATCTATGCAAGATAGTTGGTGTGGAGATGATATGCCATTGACAGGCAGTCGTCAGACCagctgggaggaagaagaggatgtAGAGATTGGAATGTGGAACAGCAGTTCTTCACAAGAAGCTAACACATCTTTGAACTGGCCACCCTATATGAAGAAAATGCCCACAAAG ggAATAATGAAAGGTGGAAATAAGCAAGATGAAGCATGGATCAATCCATTCATTAAGCAATTCACAAATCTCAGTTTTTCA AGAGAATCACCAGAAGAAACCATACAGAGCAATAAGATGGACGTGTCTGGAG GGATATTGCAAGATAAGAGAATGGAGATTGATAAGCATGGCCTCAATGTTGGAGATTACAATCGTGTGGTTGGAAAAGGCCCTGGTTCTCGTCCTCAGATTTCCAAAGAGTCTTCCATGGATCGCAGTCCTTATTTTGATAAG GATGGCATTGTAGCAGACGAGTCCCAAAACATGCAGTTTATGTCCAATCAAAACATGAAGCTTCCCCCTTCAAATAGTGCACTACCTAACCAAGCCCTTGGCTCTCTGGCAGGGCTGGGTATGCAAAACTTGAATTCTGTTAGACAG AATGGCAATCCCAGTGTGTTTGGTGTTGGTAATatagcagcacagcccaggagcatgcagcagcctccagcacaACCTCTTAATTCATCTCAGCCTAATCCACGTGCTCAAGTGCCTCCTCCATTACTATCCCCTCAG GTTCCGGTATCATTACTGAAGTATGCACCAAACAACGGTGGCCTGAGCCCACTTTTTGGCCCACAACAGGTAGCCATGTTGAATCAACTGTCCCAGTTAAACCAGCTTTCTCAGATCTCCCAGTTACAG CGGTTGTTGGCTCAGCAGCAAAAAGTGCAGAATCAAAGAAGCATGCCTTCTGGTGGTCGTCAACAGCAGGAGCAACAG ggtCGATCTATTAGTATGCAGCAACAGATGATGCAACAGTCCCGTCAGCTTGATCCAAACCTGTTAATGAAGCAGCAAACTCCACCCTCTCAACAGCAGTCACTCCATCAACCCACCATGAAATCTTTCCTTGAGAATGTCATACCCCATGCTACTCCTGAGCTACAGAAAGGGCCATCACCAATAAATTCATTCAGCAGCTTTCCTATAG GCTTCAGTCCAATTTCTACTTCAGAAATTCCAG GAATGAACTCAAACTTGAATGTAAACATGGATATGAGCAGTATTAAAGAGCCACCACAATCTCGATTGAGGAAATGGACTACAGTagacagcatttctgtgaaCACATCCTTAGAGCAAAACTCCAGCAAACATG gtgCTATTTCAAGTGGTTTTAGGCTGGAAGAGTCTCCGTTTGTTCCATATGACTTTATGAACAGCAGTACTTCACCAGCCAGTCCTCCTGGATCTATTGGAGATGGCTGGCCCCGTGCCAAATCGCCTAATGGCTCTAGCAGTGTTAACTGGCCACCAG AATTTCGTCCTGGTGAGCCATGGAAAGGTTATCCAAACATCGACCCTGAAACTGACCCTTACGTCACTCCTGGCAGTGTCATAAACAATCTTTCAATTAATACTGTGCGGGAAGTTGACCACCTCAGGGACAGGAACAGTG GGTCATCCTCATCTTTGAACACCACGCTGCCTTCAACTAGTGCCTGGTCATCCATTCGTGCCTCCAACTACAATGTTTCCCTCAGCAGTACAGCACAAAGCACTTCAG TAGCCAGAAACAGTGATTCCAAATCAACATGGTCTCCTGGATCAGTCACTAACACCTCTCTGGCTCATGAGCTGTGGAAGGTCCCTTTGCCACCTAAAAGCATCACTGCTCCGTCCCGCCCACCTCCAGGGCTAACAGGCCAGAAACCACCTTTGTCCACTTGGGATAATTCCCTTCGTTTGGGTGGAGGATGGGGAAATTCTGATGCCAGATATACCCCTG GTTCAAGCTGGGGTGAGAGCAGCTCAGGGAGAATAACAAATTGGCTTGTTCTAAAAAACCTTACACCTCAG ATCGATGGCTCAACCCTGCGTACTCTGTGCATGCAGCACGGTCCACTAATAACATTCCACCTTAACCTCCCACATGGTAATGCTTTGGTCCGTTACAGTTCAAAAGAAGAGGTAGTGAAGGCACAAAAATCTCTGCACAt GTGTGTTTTAGGGAACACTACTATTCTTGCTGAGTTTGCCAGTGAAGAGGAGATTAGTCGCTTCTTTGCACAAGGCCAGTCTCTGACTCCGTCTCCTGGCTGGCAATCTCTTGGATCCAGCCAGAACCGACTCGGATCCATTGATGGTTCCCATTCGTTCTCAAACCGTAATGATCTAAATCACTGGAATGGTGCTGGGCTGTCGGGAACTAGCAGTGGAGACCTTCATGGCACTTCACTTTGGGGGAGCCCCAACTATTCCACGAGCCTGTGGGGCACCCCGAGCAGCAATGACACCAGGGGAATTAGCAGCCCATCCCCCATCAACGCTTTCCTTTCTGTTGACCACCTAGGTGGAGGTGGAGAGTCCATGTAA